A region of Anaeromusa acidaminophila DSM 3853 DNA encodes the following proteins:
- the secE gene encoding preprotein translocase subunit SecE, producing the protein MAAQETAAQGTAQWKRFFREVRAELKKVTWPTRKELLSYTGVVFVATVAVAMLIWIIDAGFSGLLRAVIK; encoded by the coding sequence ATGGCTGCTCAGGAGACTGCGGCGCAAGGAACTGCGCAGTGGAAACGCTTTTTCCGTGAAGTTCGGGCAGAACTTAAAAAAGTGACTTGGCCGACCCGCAAGGAATTGCTTTCGTATACAGGCGTAGTATTTGTTGCCACCGTGGCAGTAGCCATGCTGATTTGGATCATCGATGCCGGCTTCAGCGGGTTGTTGCGTGCGGTGATCAAGTAA